A portion of the Edaphobacter lichenicola genome contains these proteins:
- a CDS encoding DUF6249 domain-containing protein, with protein MNFFWSPFMVPVAGCLVGAVAIVSGIWFEAQKRMLRSQERMTMLARGVPIEEIERLMGPGEEEKPTPKDPLRSLSNARRTGIVLVSVGLGLVLFFITLYLILQERAILSGAAAALIPLAIGIGFFVDYNLQKRELSRFGLEVGAESSSVGLDR; from the coding sequence ATGAATTTCTTCTGGAGTCCGTTTATGGTGCCGGTTGCGGGTTGCCTCGTTGGTGCCGTGGCAATCGTTTCAGGTATATGGTTTGAAGCGCAGAAGCGAATGCTGAGGTCGCAGGAGCGCATGACGATGCTTGCGCGGGGCGTCCCGATTGAGGAGATCGAGAGGCTGATGGGGCCCGGTGAGGAGGAAAAGCCCACGCCGAAAGACCCGCTGCGTAGCCTGAGCAATGCGCGTCGCACTGGAATTGTGCTGGTCTCGGTTGGCCTGGGATTGGTGCTGTTTTTCATTACGCTTTACCTGATTTTGCAGGAGCGCGCCATTTTGTCAGGAGCAGCAGCAGCGCTTATTCCATTGGCTATCGGGATTGGATTCTTTGTTGACTACAACCTGCAGAAGCGCGAGCTATCGCGCTTCGGGTTGGAGGTTGGAGCTGAGTCATCCAGTGTGGGATTGGATCGGTAG
- a CDS encoding RNA polymerase sigma factor: MDTDLTFEQLVRDHQAMVFRTLLRLTGSHEHIDDLAQDVFLRLYRALPSFRGEALITTYLYRIAVNVAQDEWKRRRRVDRSHVSLSDETSAWEDRLAHPDRNAEQLIEEREFQQAVEVQLQRLSQIERTIIVLYHQEERTYEQISYSLGMPIGTVRTHLHRGRKKLREAIRQHKIKERRSICQTNS; the protein is encoded by the coding sequence TTGGATACCGATCTCACCTTCGAGCAGTTGGTACGCGACCATCAAGCTATGGTCTTCCGCACCCTCCTGCGTCTGACCGGAAGCCACGAACACATCGATGATCTCGCGCAGGATGTCTTCCTCCGCCTCTATCGCGCCCTGCCCAGCTTCCGCGGCGAAGCCCTCATCACTACCTATCTCTATCGCATCGCCGTCAACGTCGCACAAGACGAGTGGAAGCGCCGTCGCCGCGTCGACCGTTCCCACGTCTCCCTCTCTGACGAAACCTCCGCATGGGAAGACCGGCTCGCACACCCCGACCGCAACGCCGAGCAACTCATAGAAGAGCGCGAGTTCCAGCAGGCCGTCGAAGTGCAACTCCAACGCCTCAGCCAGATTGAGCGAACCATCATCGTCCTCTACCATCAGGAAGAACGCACCTATGAGCAGATCTCCTATTCCTTAGGAATGCCCATCGGCACCGTCCGAACTCATCTGCATCGTGGCCGCAAAAAACTCCGCGAAGCCATTCGACAGCATAAAATCAAGGAGAGGAGATCGATATGTCAGACGAATTCGTGA